GATCTCCCCGAGGGACGTGAGCTCTACAGCTCTCTGCAACGCCAAACGGGCGGGGGAACGACCGCAGGCACATCGATCGCCCGCAGCAGTGGGCCCACGCCGCTGGCCCCGATCGCCGAACCCGGGTCGGGCACGCCGATGAATTCCGTGGCGATCATGTCCGGCCGTGAGCTCGATGTTCCCGCCGGCACCGCCGAGGTGACGACCTATTCGCTCATGGGCGGCGACAACATCGACCTGTGCGATGTGATGGGACCGGGAGTGACGATCTCGCTCACCTCCTACTCGATGTGGGCAGGTCACGACATCTATGTCCCTCCGGGCGTGCGCGTCCGCGACGACACTCTCAACATCATGGCCGGCAACGAGATCCGCGGGTCCGCCAAGGGCGACGGATCGAACGGGACTCTCATCCTCAAGGGTGTCTCCCTGATGGCCGGCCACGAGGTGCATTTGGCCAAAGGCTACCGAGCAAAGGATCAGGGGCAACTGGAATGAGAATCGGTGTACTGACCTCGGGCGGAGACTGCCCGGGACTCAACGCGGTCATCCGCGGGATCGTCCGCAAGGGCATCCGCAGCCACAACGCGTCGTTCGTCGGCATCCGCGACGGCTGGCGGGGGCTGCTCGAGGACGATATGTTCGACATGTCGATGCTCGACGTCCGTGGCCTCTCCGGCCGAGGCGGCACCATCCTCGGCACCTCCCGCACCCACCCGTATGAAGGCGGCGGACCGGAACGGATGCGCGAAGTCATGGCGGCCCACGGCATCGACGCGATCATCGCGATCGGCGGTGAGGGCACTCTTGCCGGTGCGTCCCGGCTCGTGGCCGAAGAGGGACTCAACATCATCGGTGTCCCGAAGACCATCGACAACGATCTCGGCGGCACCGACTACACGTTCGGCTTCGACTCCGCCCAGGCCATCGCCACCGAAGCCATCGATCGCCTCCGCACCACCGCCGAGTCCCACCACCGCTGCATGGTCATCGAAGTCATGGGACGCAACGTCGGATGGATCGCTCTGCATGCCGGAATGGCCGGCGGTGCCCACGCGATCCTCATGCCCGAATTCCCCGTCTCCTTCGACCAGATCGAAGAATGGGTGACATCGGCCAGGGACCGCGGCCGTGCTCCTATCGTCGTCGTGGCCGAAGGGTTCATTCCCGAGGGACTCGACGAACAGGTCGCCGACCGCGGCGTCGACAACAAGGGGCGGACCCGCCTCGGCGGGATTGCGGATTTCCTGGCCCCGAAGATCGAAGAGATCACCGGCATCGAATCTCGTGCCACGATCCTCGGACACCTGCAGCGCGGGGGCTCCCCCACAGCCTACGACCGGGTCCTGTCCACCCGGCTGGGGATGGCCGCAGCCGATCTGGCACGCAACGAAGACTGGGGCAAGATGGCCAGCCTCAAGGCCACCGAGATCGTCTCGGTCGACATGGCATCTGCCGTCGACAGCCTCAAGTCGGTGCCGGCGCAGCGTTGGGAAGAGGCCCAGGTCCTCTTCGGCTGAACAGGCGCTGGAGAGGCTGAACAGGCGCTGGAGACCGAGACAACGGCCGAGCCCCCAAACCACTGTGCCTGCGCAGGAGTGTCGGCGCTCGGTCGTTGTCTCGGCTTCCAGAGCGCGCAGGAGTGTCGGGCCTCCGCCGTTGTTTCGGCTCCCAGACCGTGCGGGTGCGGCGGCGGATGAATGACACAGAGGGGCACCCACCAGATGGTGGGTGCCCCTCGTCCTGTGCCTGGTGACCCAGCCGTAGGGCCGAATCCGCCCCACAGCCGAATCCGCTCCGACCGCGAGGCTGAATCCGACTCGCTCTCACAGCCGAACCCGACTCAGCCTCACAGCTGCGAACGCCTCAGACGATCAGCTGCGAACGACGCTCTTCAGCTGAAGGCGCCGTAGTCGTAGTCCTCCAGCGGAATGGCCGACCCCGAATCGGAGCCGATGCCCGCGTAGAAGTCGCCATAGCTGTTTGTGAACATTTCGGCCTTCGCCTCTTCGGTCGGCTCCACCACGATGTCGCGGTGAGTCTGCAGGCCGGTGCCGGCAGGGATGAGCTTACCGAGGATGACGTTCTCCTTGAGACCCATCAGGCTGTCCGACTTGCCTTCCATGGCGGCCTCGGTGAGAACGCGCGTCGTCTCCTGGAAGGATGCGGCAGACAGCCACGACTCGGTGGCCAAGGAAGCCTTCGTGATGCCCATGAGCTCATCACGAGCCGAGGCCGGCTGGCCGCCTTCGGCGACCACTCGACGGTTCTCGGCCTGGTAACGGCCCCGGTCGACCAGCTCGCCGGGCAGCAGGTTGGTGCCGCCCGACTCGATCACGGTGACACGGCGCAGCATCTGCCGCACGATGACCTCGATGTGCTTGTCGTGGATTCCCACACCCTGCGAGCGGTACACCTTCTGCACCTGATCGACGAGGAAGCGCTCGGCCTCACGACGACCGCGGATGCGCAGCACCTGCTTAGGATCGACGGCGCCGACGACCAGCTGCTGGCCGGCCTTGACGTTCTCTCCGTCCTCGACCATGAGACGTGCACGCTTGGACACGGCGTGCTCGATCTCTTCGCTGCCGTCATCGGGAGTGACGATGACGAAGCGGGTCTTGCGGCTGTCGTCCACCTTGGCCCGTCCGCTCGCCTCGGCGATGGGGGCGAAGCCCTTCGGTGTGCGAGCTTCGAAGAGCTCGGTCACACGCGGCAGACCCTGGGTGATGTCACCCGAGGATGCCGCCGCACCACCGGTGTGGAAGGTGCGCATCGTGAGCTGGGTTCCCGGCTCACCGATCGACTGTGCAGCGACGGTGCCGATGGCCTCGCCGATGTCGACGAGCTTGCCGGTCGCCATCGAACGTCCGTAATGCATGGACGAGATCTCCGTGTCGGAATCGGCGGTGAGCACCGAATGCACCTTGAGTTCCTCGACCCCGGCGGCCACGAGCGTATCGACCGTGTCCGCAGTGATGTCGGTCTTCGCCGGGACGATGACATTGCCATCGGCGTCGGAGACATCGGAGACCGTGAGCCGGCCGTAGAGGCTGGTCTCTGCGAACTCGTGCGCAACCAGCTTGCCCTCGTGGTCGCGTTCGGCCACCGGCAGCGTGATGCCCTTGTTCGAGCCGACGTCCGCGGTGCGGATGATGACGTCCTGGGACACGTCGACGAGACGGCGGGTCAGGTAGCCGGAGTCCGCGGTGCGCAGAGCCGTATCGGCCAGCCCCTTACGAGCACCGTGCGAGGCGATGAAGTACTCGAGCACCGACAGGCCCTCGCGATAGTTCGACACGATCGGTCGGGGGATGATCTCACCCTTCGGGTTCGTCACCAGGCCGCGCATACCGGCCAGCTGACGGACCTGCATCCAGTTGCCCGATGCGCCGGACTCCACCAGACGCATCACCGAGTTCTCCTCCGGGAAGTTCGTCCGCATGACCTCGTCGACCTTCTCGGTGGTCTCGGTCCACAGCTTGACGAGTTCGTTGCGGCGTTCGTCGTCGGTGAGGGCACCGAGTTCGTACTGCTGCTGAACCTTCGTGTCGAAGGCCTCGGCGTTGTCGAGGATCTCCGTCTTGGCCTCCGGGGAGACCACATCGGACATCGAGATGGTGATGCCCGAACGGGTCGCCCAGTGGAAGCCGCCGGCCTTGAAGTTGTCCAGGGTCTGGGCGACGTCGAGCTTCGGGTACTCCTCGGCCAGATAGTTCACGATGCGGCTGAGCGCCTTCTTGTCGATCGTGGAGTTCACGAACGAGTAGTCGGCGGGCAGGTAGTCGTTGAACTGGGCGCGTCCCAGGGTGGTCTGCACGTCGAGCGGATCGCCGGCCTCCCAACCTTCGGGCACCTCGATGTCATCACCGGGGACGACGTTCTCAAGGCGGATCGTGATCTCCGAACCCAAGTCCAGCTCACCGCGGTCGAATGCCATGATGGCCTCGCCGAGGCCGGAGAAGGAGCGTCCCTCGCCGGGCAGTCCCTTGCGCACGGAGGTCAGGTGGTAGAGACCGATGATCATATCCTGCGAGGGCATGGTCACGGGCTTGCCGTCCGAGGGCTTGAGGATGTTGTTGGC
The Brevibacterium marinum genome window above contains:
- a CDS encoding 6-phosphofructokinase codes for the protein MRIGVLTSGGDCPGLNAVIRGIVRKGIRSHNASFVGIRDGWRGLLEDDMFDMSMLDVRGLSGRGGTILGTSRTHPYEGGGPERMREVMAAHGIDAIIAIGGEGTLAGASRLVAEEGLNIIGVPKTIDNDLGGTDYTFGFDSAQAIATEAIDRLRTTAESHHRCMVIEVMGRNVGWIALHAGMAGGAHAILMPEFPVSFDQIEEWVTSARDRGRAPIVVVAEGFIPEGLDEQVADRGVDNKGRTRLGGIADFLAPKIEEITGIESRATILGHLQRGGSPTAYDRVLSTRLGMAAADLARNEDWGKMASLKATEIVSVDMASAVDSLKSVPAQRWEEAQVLFG
- a CDS encoding DUF1707 SHOCT-like domain-containing protein, whose product is MAQEESAQPPAPRIRASDKDRDAVLGVITDAVTNGRLDPDETAERQDEAISAKFLDDLLLLIVDLPEGRELYSSLQRQTGGGTTAGTSIARSSGPTPLAPIAEPGSGTPMNSVAIMSGRELDVPAGTAEVTTYSLMGGDNIDLCDVMGPGVTISLTSYSMWAGHDIYVPPGVRVRDDTLNIMAGNEIRGSAKGDGSNGTLILKGVSLMAGHEVHLAKGYRAKDQGQLE
- a CDS encoding DNA-directed RNA polymerase subunit beta' → MPDVNFFDELRIGLATAESIRSWSHGEVKKPETINYRTLKPEKDGLFCEKIFGPTRDWECACGKYKRVRFKGIICERCGVEVTRAKVRRERMGHIELAASVTHIWYFKGVPSRLGYLLDLAPKDLEKIIYFAAYMITSVDEDSRHRDLPSLQNKIDIEKQQIGTRRDADIDRRAKKLEEDLAALEADGGSAPAKKKLRETAEKEMEKLRKNADREVDRIEQVWDRFKNLKVNDLEGDEGLYRDMFHRFGLYFTGAMGAEAIQKRLLDFDLEAEAEKLRELINTGKGQRKTRALKRLKVVNAFLTTDNNPEGMVLDVVPVIPPELRPMVQLDGGRFATSDLNDLYRRVINRNNRLKRLLDLGAPEIIVNNEKRMLQEAVDSLFDNGRRGRPVTGPGNRPLKSLSDMLKGKQGRFRQNLLGKRVDYSGRSVIVVGPQLHLHQAGLPKTMALELFKPFVMKRLVDLNHAQNIKSAKRMVERQHPQVWDVLEEVITDHPVLLNRAPTLHRLGIQAFEPQLIEGKAIQLHPLVCSAFNADFDGDQMAVHLPLSPEAQAEARVLMLSANNILKPSDGKPVTMPSQDMIIGLYHLTSVRKGLPGEGRSFSGLGEAIMAFDRGELDLGSEITIRLENVVPGDDIEVPEGWEAGDPLDVQTTLGRAQFNDYLPADYSFVNSTIDKKALSRIVNYLAEEYPKLDVAQTLDNFKAGGFHWATRSGITISMSDVVSPEAKTEILDNAEAFDTKVQQQYELGALTDDERRNELVKLWTETTEKVDEVMRTNFPEENSVMRLVESGASGNWMQVRQLAGMRGLVTNPKGEIIPRPIVSNYREGLSVLEYFIASHGARKGLADTALRTADSGYLTRRLVDVSQDVIIRTADVGSNKGITLPVAERDHEGKLVAHEFAETSLYGRLTVSDVSDADGNVIVPAKTDITADTVDTLVAAGVEELKVHSVLTADSDTEISSMHYGRSMATGKLVDIGEAIGTVAAQSIGEPGTQLTMRTFHTGGAAASSGDITQGLPRVTELFEARTPKGFAPIAEASGRAKVDDSRKTRFVIVTPDDGSEEIEHAVSKRARLMVEDGENVKAGQQLVVGAVDPKQVLRIRGRREAERFLVDQVQKVYRSQGVGIHDKHIEVIVRQMLRRVTVIESGGTNLLPGELVDRGRYQAENRRVVAEGGQPASARDELMGITKASLATESWLSAASFQETTRVLTEAAMEGKSDSLMGLKENVILGKLIPAGTGLQTHRDIVVEPTEEAKAEMFTNSYGDFYAGIGSDSGSAIPLEDYDYGAFS